One Kazachstania africana CBS 2517 chromosome 9, complete genome genomic region harbors:
- the KAFR0I02480 gene encoding DUF2406 domain-containing protein (similar to Saccharomyces cerevisiae YGR273C and YMR295C; ancestral locus Anc_5.29), with amino-acid sequence MVNFRRKSNNNNTDQKVQVSKEDQARLKVRTASVADPILDAVQEAQPFEEAADVFHDNMNRQSYFSTGQGGLRDVFGQPIGQPDISNPTRSRDERPLDTIRSFEYAVSGDPTWGQQLETSRLGFNVRPDYPFLNTEMNPYNNAQNQMYAQQAVYQAPVNNGESATKKKKKRNFFGRKKKNAD; translated from the coding sequence ATGGTTAATTTCAGAAggaaatcaaataataacaatactGACCAAAAGGTCCAAGTATCCAAGGAAGATCAAGCAAGATTGAAAGTTCGTACAGCCTCTGTTGCAGACCCAATTTTAGATGCAGTTCAAGAAGCTCAAccatttgaagaagctgCGGACGTTTTCCATGACAACATGAACAGACAATCATACTTCTCTACCGGGCAAGGTGGCTTACGTGATGTATTTGGTCAACCAATTGGTCAACCAGATATTTCTAATCCTACAAGGTCAAGAGATGAAAGACCGTTGGATACAATCAGAAGTTTTGAATATGCTGTGTCAGGTGATCCAACTTGGGGCCAACAGTTAGAGACGTCAAGACTTGGATTTAACGTTCGTCCTGACTATCCATTTTTAAATACAGAAATGAATCCATACAATAATGCTCAAAATCAAATGTATGCACAACAAGCCGTTTACCAGGCACCTGTTAATAACGGTGAATCAGCtaccaagaaaaagaagaagagaaactTTTTTGgtagaaagaagaagaacgCAGATTGA
- the JNM1 gene encoding Jnm1p (similar to Saccharomyces cerevisiae JNM1 (YMR294W); ancestral locus Anc_5.32), which produces MGVIELHENEDVDYNELLGVDEQGQQIFENNVDNRDLLGQYESNSSRHEHPSRGIVYDSVPSIENSRKAIESVLVLDTSVDSKQRVSGEAVSETLSRIRSELEALKVDETSIQEVTFLKELRDKLGEQYTTTLKELRGKFMATKELRNDEMIKLPEKIQLDFNDLQKILKLDARIRNIEERVGTNDWSPGNAKPIVTQLNELYRHLTILNDDKNGKTLSRFQRKLDEVSVKFEESLLNKKMGKEPTILDELNINLKREMTLDKEGLQMVTNLRSYESYLPNMVDRVRYIGDLNNNVVESLDRIRCIDSTIKDLQVQSNKWENTLKTMNEKLIAQEKNIDGNLKGIYSKIDELNMKLDKVLRE; this is translated from the coding sequence ATGGGTGTCATTGAGTTGCATGAGAATGAGGACGTCGATTATAATGAGTTACTTGGCGTAGATGAGCAAGGTCAGCaaattttcgaaaacaATGTGGATAACAGAGATTTGCTTGGACAATATGAATCGAACAGTTCGAGGCATGAACACCCATCGAGAGGTATTGTATACGACAGTGTTCCAAGTATAGAGAACAGTCGGAAGGCTATCGAATCAGTTTTGGTGCTGGACACATCTGTAGATTCGAAACAAAGAGTCTCTGGTGAAGCTGTCAGCGAGACATTATCACGCATACGCAGTGAACTAGAAGCTTTAAAAGTGGACGAGACCAGCATACAAGAAGTTACCTTCTTAAAAGAGTTGCGTGATAAGCTAGGTGAACAGTATACCACGActttaaaagaattaagAGGCAAATTCATGGCCACGAAGGAATTACGCAATGATGAGATGATCAAGTTGCctgaaaagattcaattgGATTTTAACGATTTACAAAAGATTCTGAAACTAGATGCCAGAATtagaaatattgaagaaagagttGGGACAAACGATTGGAGTCCAGGAAATGCCAAACCAATTGTTACACAACTGAATGAACTCTATAGACATCTTACAATCcttaatgatgataaaaatggGAAAACATTATCTAGGttccaaagaaaattagATGAAGTTAGTGTCAAATTCGAAGAATctcttttgaataaaaaaatgggTAAAGAGCCTACTATATTAGACGAATTAAacataaatttgaaaagagaaatgaCACTGGACAAAGAGGGGCTCCAGATGGTGACTAATTTACGAAGTTATGAATCATATTTACCAAATATGGTAGATAGAGTGAGGTATATTGGtgatttaaataataacGTTGTAGAAAGTCTAGATAGGATACGATGTATTGATTCTACCATTAAAGACTTACAAGTACAATCGAATAAGTGGGAAAACACGTTAAAAACAATGAATGAGAAATTAATTGCAcaagagaagaatattGATGGGAATTTAAAAGGcatatattcaaaaattgatgaattaaatatgaaattagATAAAGTTTTACGAGAATAA